Proteins from a genomic interval of Candidatus Babela massiliensis:
- a CDS encoding TrkH family potassium uptake protein, whose product MFVYRQRTFSKIVIFSIILAIIIGTALLKLPISQNIPVPLLDCLFTATSSISVTGILTVPFDSFTLFGKIIIALLIQIGGIGLVTLYLFLFTLFSSKLAITTKIMVGQIFELESLKNIKQVLSFIILFTLTLESIGALIIYFIISSNYSTKEAIFHSIFHSISSFCSAGLSSFENNMINFQQNIPMLLITGILILSGTLGFIMWYELFLYIKNRINHKRLSLSLTTKVILSTTTALILVATLLLIMLESYNFFDFKSFGITLLNMLFNAISYRSTGFTTINLEHAQIATIFLILIYGFIGSSPGSTGGGIKVTTFAIFIATIRSVIKSRTSIELKMRKIPQDEIFKALAILSLSFSWIIFCTFILLLTEKDKNFSQLFFETLSTFATLGVATDTTPQLSIYGKLIVIANMIVGRIGTLTILLAFEKGNEKPELKYPEERITIN is encoded by the coding sequence ATGTTTGTCTATAGACAAAGAACTTTTAGCAAAATAGTTATTTTTTCAATTATTTTAGCGATAATAATTGGCACTGCATTACTTAAATTACCAATATCTCAAAATATACCTGTACCTTTACTTGATTGTTTATTTACCGCTACTTCATCTATTTCTGTAACGGGGATATTAACTGTTCCATTTGATTCTTTTACCCTATTTGGGAAGATAATAATAGCATTATTAATACAAATTGGAGGAATAGGCTTAGTAACTCTTTATCTATTTCTATTTACCCTTTTTTCCTCTAAATTAGCAATAACTACCAAAATTATGGTGGGACAAATATTTGAGCTTGAATCTTTAAAAAATATTAAGCAAGTACTGAGTTTCATAATATTATTTACATTAACCTTAGAATCGATCGGAGCTTTAATAATATACTTTATTATTTCTTCAAATTATTCAACCAAAGAAGCTATTTTTCATTCTATATTTCATAGTATATCTTCTTTTTGTTCTGCAGGTTTAAGTAGTTTTGAAAATAATATGATAAATTTCCAACAAAATATACCAATGTTGTTAATTACAGGAATTTTGATATTAAGTGGAACTTTAGGATTTATAATGTGGTATGAACTATTTCTATATATTAAAAATAGAATTAACCATAAAAGATTATCTTTATCTTTAACAACAAAAGTTATATTAAGTACAACTACAGCTTTAATATTAGTAGCAACTTTACTATTAATAATGCTTGAGAGTTATAATTTTTTTGATTTTAAATCTTTTGGAATAACTTTATTAAATATGTTATTTAATGCAATATCTTATAGAAGCACTGGATTTACAACAATTAATCTTGAGCATGCTCAAATAGCAACAATATTTTTAATTTTAATATATGGATTTATAGGCTCATCACCCGGCTCAACAGGAGGAGGAATAAAAGTTACCACTTTTGCTATATTTATAGCAACTATAAGATCAGTAATTAAAAGTAGAACTTCTATAGAACTAAAGATGAGAAAAATCCCTCAAGATGAAATATTTAAAGCTCTTGCTATCTTATCTTTAAGTTTTTCTTGGATAATTTTCTGTACTTTTATATTATTGCTTACCGAAAAAGATAAGAATTTTTCTCAACTGTTTTTTGAGACTCTCTCTACATTTGCAACTTTAGGAGTTGCAACAGATACTACTCCTCAACTTAGCATATATGGCAAATTAATAGTTATTGCCAATATGATCGTAGGACGTATAGGCACACTAACAATATTGCTGGCATTTGAAAAAGGAAACGAAAAACCAGAATTAAAATACCCTGAAGAAAGAATTACAATAAATTAA
- a CDS encoding potassium channel family protein yields the protein MKFCVIGLGRFGYQVATTLAENGMEVIGVDSNETIIASIRDEITQAVSMRINDEDDLKSIGADEAETVIVAMGENFAQSILITALLKQKLKTPTVITRSISLIHRDILRLIGADQVILPEQEVGHRLAETLSSPSKYYIKVANNFGISQLYVPDYLAEKTVKEIDLENRFNVKCIGIKVNDNEILPLEEDHVVKSGDILIISGNNKDLAQVSRL from the coding sequence ATGAAATTTTGCGTTATCGGTTTAGGTCGATTTGGCTATCAAGTAGCTACCACTTTAGCAGAAAATGGCATGGAAGTGATAGGAGTAGATAGTAATGAAACAATAATAGCCTCAATTAGAGATGAAATTACACAAGCAGTCTCTATGAGAATAAATGATGAAGACGATCTAAAAAGTATCGGTGCTGATGAAGCAGAAACTGTAATCGTTGCTATGGGCGAAAATTTTGCTCAATCGATATTAATTACTGCACTATTAAAACAAAAATTAAAAACTCCTACAGTCATTACAAGATCTATTAGTTTAATACACAGAGATATTCTTAGATTAATTGGTGCCGATCAAGTAATATTACCAGAACAAGAAGTAGGTCACCGATTAGCAGAAACATTGAGCTCTCCTTCGAAATACTATATAAAAGTTGCCAATAATTTTGGTATAAGTCAATTGTATGTACCAGATTATCTGGCTGAAAAAACAGTTAAAGAGATAGACTTAGAAAATAGATTTAATGTAAAATGCATAGGCATAAAAGTAAATGATAATGAAATCTTACCGCTTGAAGAAGATCATGTTGTTAAATCTGGAGATATATTAATAATCTCAGGCAATAATAAAGACCTTGCTCAAGTATCAAGATTATAG